One segment of Panicum virgatum strain AP13 chromosome 1K, P.virgatum_v5, whole genome shotgun sequence DNA contains the following:
- the LOC120698761 gene encoding calcineurin B-like protein 7 isoform X2 yields MGCVSSKQLKRDKGYEDPNILAKETTFSVNEVEALFQLYKKISHSIIKDGLIHKEEFQLALFRNSNQKNLFADRIFDLFDLKRNGVIEFGEFVRSLNIFHPDTPMAEKIAFAFRLYDLRGTGFIEREELKEMVLAILNESELILSDDAVEQIVDQQADMNEDGKIDFEEWKAFASKNPALLKNMTLPYLKDITMAFPSFVLNSGASDEEL; encoded by the exons ATGGGGTGTGTGTCCTCCAAGCAGTTGAAGCGAGACAAAGGATATGAGGATCCCAACATCTTGGCTAAGGAGACTACTT TTTCTGTGAATGAAGTGGAGGCCCTCTTCCAGTTGTACAAGAAGATAAGCCATTCCATAATCAAAGACGGCCTTATTCACAAG GAGGAGTTCCAGCTTGCTCTCTTCAGGAACAGTAACCAGAAGAACCTTTTCGCCGATCGG ATATTTGATCTGTTTGATCTCAAGCGCAATGGGGTGATTGAATTCGGGGAGTTTGTTCGGTCCCTCAACATTTTCCACCCAGATACACCGATGGCAGAAAAGATTGCTT TTGCATTTCGGCTATATGATCTGAGGGGTACCGGATTCATTGAACGTGAAGAG TTGAAGGAAATGGTGCTTGCCATTCTGAATGAATCAGAACTGATTCTTTCTGACGACGCTGTCGAACAAATTGTGGATCAG CAAGCAGACATGAACGAGGACGGGAAGATAGACTTTGAAGAATGGAAGGCTTTTGCAAGTAAAAACCCGGCTTTGCTGAAGAACATGACGCTTCCATACCTAAA GGACATAACCATGGCGTTTCCCAGCTTTGTTCTGAACTCTGGAGCTAGTGATGAAGAGCTGTAG
- the LOC120698752 gene encoding GDSL esterase/lipase 7-like: MAPFLAALLLSLSAARRCSATAAAAASPSTPSSPPPPPAPLVPALFVIGDSTADVGTNNYLGTLARADREPYGRDFDTHRPTGRFSNGRIPVDYLAERLGLPFVPPYLEQNMRTGAGGAGLSNVDGMIQGVSYASAAAGIISSSGSELGMHVSLTQQVQQVEDTYEQLSLALGEAAAANLFRRSVFFVSIGSNDFIHYYLRNVSGVQMRYLPWEFNQLLVSTMRQEIKNLYNINVRKVILMGLPPVGCAPHFLEEYGSQTGECIDYINNVVIEFNYALRHMSNEFISQHPDSMISYCDTFEGSVDILNNRERYGFVTTTDACCGLGKYGGLIMCVLPQMACSDASSHVWWDEFHPTDAVNRILADNVWSGQHTKMCYPLDLQQMVKLKL; this comes from the exons ATGGCGCCGTTtctcgccgccctcctcctttccctctccgccgcccgccgctgctccgccaccgccgccgccgcggcctcgccgtccacgccgtcgtccccgcccccgccgcccgcgccgctggTCCCTGCGCTCTTCGTCATCGGCGACTCCACGGCGGACGTCGGCACCAACAACTACCTCGGCACGCTCGCCCGCGCCGACCGCGAGCCCTACGGCCGGGACTTCGACACGCACCGCCCCACGGGGCGCTTCTCCAACGGCCGCATCCCCGTCGACTACCTCG CGGAGCGGCTGGGCCTCCCCTTCGTGCCTCCCTACCTCGAACAGAACATGCGCACGGGCGCCGGCGGTGCTGGCCTCTCCAACGTTGATGGGATGATCCAGGGTGTCAGCTACGCGTCCGCGGCAGCCGGCATCATCTCCAGCAGTGGCTCTGAGCTG GGGATGCATGTGTCGCTGACCCAGCAGGTGCAGCAGGTGGAGGACACATACGAGCAGCTGTCCCTGGCTCTCGGGGAGGCAGCGGCAGCCAACCTGTTCAGGAGGTCAGTGTTCTTCGTGTCCATCGGGAGCAACGACTTCATCCACTACTACCTGCGCAATGTGTCGGGCGTCCAGATGCGTTACCTCCCTTGGGAGTTCAACCAGCTTCTTGTCAGTACAATGAGACAGGAAATCAAG AATTTGTACAACATAAATGTTCGCAAGGTCATACTGATGGGCCTACCTCCTGTTGGTTGTGCACCCCATTTCCTCGAGGAGTATGGCAGTCAAACTGGGGAGTGCATCGATTATATCAACAATGTCGTGATTGAGTTCAACTATGCCCTGAGACACATGTCCAATGAGTTCATCAGCCAGCACCCAGATTCTATGATCAGCTATTGCGATACTTTTGAGGGGTCTGTGGACATATTAAATAACCGCGAGCGTTATG GTTTTGTCACCACCACTGACGCTTGCTGTGGGCTGGGCAAGTATGGAGGCTTGATCATGTGTGTTCTTCCACAGATGGCGTGCAGCGATGCATCAAGCCATGTCTGGTGGGATGAATTCCACCCAACTGATGCTGTTAACCGCATCCTGGCAGATAATGTGTGGTCAGGTCAGCACACCAAGATGTGCTATCCTTTGGACTTGCAACAGATGGTAAAACTGAAGCTGTAG
- the LOC120698761 gene encoding calcineurin B-like protein 7 isoform X1, translating into MGCVSSKQLKRDKGYEDPNILAKETTFSVNEVEALFQLYKKISHSIIKDGLIHKEEFQLALFRNSNQKNLFADRIFDLFDLKRNGVIEFGEFVRSLNIFHPDTPMAEKIAFAFRLYDLRGTGFIEREELKEMVLAILNESELILSDDAVEQIVDQTFKQADMNEDGKIDFEEWKAFASKNPALLKNMTLPYLKDITMAFPSFVLNSGASDEEL; encoded by the exons ATGGGGTGTGTGTCCTCCAAGCAGTTGAAGCGAGACAAAGGATATGAGGATCCCAACATCTTGGCTAAGGAGACTACTT TTTCTGTGAATGAAGTGGAGGCCCTCTTCCAGTTGTACAAGAAGATAAGCCATTCCATAATCAAAGACGGCCTTATTCACAAG GAGGAGTTCCAGCTTGCTCTCTTCAGGAACAGTAACCAGAAGAACCTTTTCGCCGATCGG ATATTTGATCTGTTTGATCTCAAGCGCAATGGGGTGATTGAATTCGGGGAGTTTGTTCGGTCCCTCAACATTTTCCACCCAGATACACCGATGGCAGAAAAGATTGCTT TTGCATTTCGGCTATATGATCTGAGGGGTACCGGATTCATTGAACGTGAAGAG TTGAAGGAAATGGTGCTTGCCATTCTGAATGAATCAGAACTGATTCTTTCTGACGACGCTGTCGAACAAATTGTGGATCAG ACATTCAAGCAAGCAGACATGAACGAGGACGGGAAGATAGACTTTGAAGAATGGAAGGCTTTTGCAAGTAAAAACCCGGCTTTGCTGAAGAACATGACGCTTCCATACCTAAA GGACATAACCATGGCGTTTCCCAGCTTTGTTCTGAACTCTGGAGCTAGTGATGAAGAGCTGTAG